GCAACACCTTAGCCCATCAGGGCTGGTTGTGTTGCACTTGGAGTTAGAACTCAAGCCCCTTTAAAATAATCAACTATTGATCGAATGTATTCCCAGATATCGCCTTCTCCTTCACCGTGGTCTTCTATCTTTCTTGCCGCCTCGGTAGCCCAAAGAGATTTATTTTCTCTCGTCATACCTGCCATGAGCGTCGGAACCCATGATTCCAACTCTCCACATGGAACAAGAAATAGCCCAATACGCCTCAAACTGGTGCTGAGGGAATTTATCTCGATCTGTAAACCTTTTGGTACCGCCGCTACCCCTTTAAGTTTCAAGTTTTGCTGGGGACTCAATTCCCTAGACAATAGATTGAGCTTACTACGAAGTTCTGAAGCCATTTCGAAATAACTATTATCGTCTTGATCCGCTCTAGACTTGAGTGAATGTATAGTCTCCTCCACACGTCTAATGCCGCCAGCAAAAGTCAGACCTCTAGCCTCTTCGAGAATCTTTTCCTGGATTCCATTAATCGTGTCCTTGAGAACTGTCGCCTCAGTCTCGTTAAGTTCGCAAACGACATCTAGTAATTCCCTCTTCAAGAGAAAATCGAAATCGCTGGCGATAGCAACCGGAACGCCAAGTGCCCGGAACAATTTGGCTGTTTCTTTGAAACCTCCAATTCCACCGACAGGGATAAATCTTAGGTCTGGGTACGGCAAAGAAAGTGTTTGAAGTACGGATTCGTAAACTATTCGATCTCCATCGGATTCACAAAGCACCACACCCTCTGTAAATAGACCATCCAGAATGGTTTCGGACCGGGAAAGGGGCTTTCGAGTGGCCTGTGTCAATATTTCAGGTGAAACATGGGTTGCAAGAAAACCATTCTCCCTACGCTTCAAACGGATTACGCTAACCTCTTTATTCTTTTCTAGAATCCCTCTCAGCACGTGACTGCTATGTGTAGCAACTAGTGTACAGCCCTCTGGTTGAGCACCATACTCTCCGATGAAACGTCCGATTGCCCGTGCCTGTGGTGGATGAAGACACATTTCTGGTTCATCAATTAAACACAACGGTCGCCGCGCTAGCAGGAGCGTACTGCATATTGCAATATACGAACGCACACCCTCTCCCTCAGAATCTAGACTTCTGAACGTCTTCATCTTTGAAGGTGAGGCCATATCCCTATGATCTGGAATATAGAGGTGGCT
Above is a window of Candidatus Nitrospira nitrosa DNA encoding:
- a CDS encoding TOPRIM nucleotidyl transferase/hydrolase domain-containing protein — protein: MLRGILEKNKEVSVIRLKRRENGFLATHVSPEILTQATRKPLSRSETILDGLFTEGVVLCESDGDRIVYESVLQTLSLPYPDLRFIPVGGIGGFKETAKLFRALGVPVAIASDFDFLLKRELLDVVCELNETEATVLKDTINGIQEKILEEARGLTFAGGIRRVEETIHSLKSRADQDDNSYFEMASELRSKLNLLSRELSPQQNLKLKGVAAVPKGLQIEINSLSTSLRRIGLFLVPCGELESWVPTLMAGMTRENKSLWATEAARKIEDHGEGEGDIWEYIRSIVDYFKGA